Proteins encoded together in one Ciona intestinalis chromosome 1, KH, whole genome shotgun sequence window:
- the LOC108949428 gene encoding fibrocystin-L-like isoform X1, with translation MGRVIAYVFLYVIGIIVTSEAQETTYVSYMTPKYGGENGATQIKIFGRGFAVQMTFPGEDPRKEAFLVNSVNQYICDIHEAESDETQTVCYTREMTQGTYYIRMKLNGVWLENSHYCNNDYTSWNCRFHVNNGHTPLVQSLNATTLEPQSLIKVRGRIFTNKISSAVAAATNGKTSNIARIWLTSGQCDHLKDTDVPYDLSLDGTHSDWGSITCKIRSKYVGNQNFSFIVSDGFGRSRPYGSTKHLSADNRIYMLQTYAVVTDVSPKQGSTAGGTMLTISGRNFDDQSGIRARVLVGGVACTVTSVTDNQIICKTATEPVTNKSVYAGGRGLKVEVFPAITDIDGTLNTTVSGYFTRHTDKSESGSINGNNFVSRTRGFYFPAVTGGHIFHLTADDRADLYINTNGEDEAGKAKIITSGGYSASVTLQAKTPHFFEIRHLQGGGGANFKLRVKVDTTNYTPENTALAVTEVQNIAITSQVDQEHQSISLEDWVEQTSVSSQWTIETTCNISSCIGHSFTITVFKTSTDPIWFGASEIEVKSAIMSLIAINDEAVNVTHANGTYNVTFETTRGQYDFSATSNSPDLLVTTTEVQAGIPKLDTFTLTVDGYISAPIAYDAPALVVTNAIYGLFGPRCPNELGPALAKNAFKHFDYETNSGVYSGGISSENSFCGTRSLKNPRFLFNQWSHSYMNAIYKKVCFAYIGDINSHLWISYLFEDVDNDNAVVQQYLVPFNGLGLEDTTIWKHVCIDVEQLLKGRHANGYNFMVQQLYISHGSDPRY, from the exons ATGGGGCGCGTCATTGCGTACGTTTTTTTGTACGTCATAGGgattattgtgacgtcagaag CCCAGGAAACCACGTATGTCTCATACATGACGCCGAAGTACGGCGGAGAAAATGGAGCGACTcagatcaagatatttggccGAG GGTTTGCGGTTCAAATGACATTCCCAGGAGAAGATCCACGTAAAGAGGCGTTTCTTGTCAACTCAGTCAACCAGTATATTTGTGACATCCACGAAGCTGAAAGTGATGAAACACAAACTGTTTGCTACACAAG AGAGATGACACAGGGAACATACTACATTCGAATGAAATTAAATGGAGTGTGGTTGGAAAACAGTCATTACTGCAACAATGATTATACAAGCTGGAATTGTAGATTTCAT GTGAACAATGGACACACTCCATTGGTTCAATCATTGAATGCAACCACACTGGAACCTCAATCTCTGATTAAAGTTCGGGGCCGAATCTTCACAAACAAAATAAGCTCCGCTGTAGCTGCAGCAACAAACGGAAAAACTTCAAATATAGCCAGAATCTGGTTGACTTCAGGGCAATGTGATCACTTGAAAGACACCGACGTTCC GTATGACCTCTCCCTTGATGGAACACATTCAGACTGGGGATCCATCACTTGCAAGATCAGAAGCAAATATGTTGGCAACCAAAACTTTTCCTTCATCGTCAGTGATGGATTTGGACGATCGCGGCCGTATGGATCAACCAAACATCTAAGTGCAGATAACAGGATCTACATGCTACAGACCTATGCAG TTGTGACGGATGTGTCACCAAAACAAGGGAGCACTGCTGGTGGGACCATGCTTACTATATCTGGGAGAAACTTTGATGATCAATCTGGGATCAGAGCTCGA GTATTGGTTGGAGGGGTAGCTTGCACAGTGACAAGCGTCACTGACAACCAAATCATTTGTAAGACTGCCACCGAACCTGTGACAAACAAGAGTGTCTACGCCGGGGGTCGGGGGCTAAAGGTGGAGGTTTTCCCGGCCATTACTGATATTGATGGAACATTGAACACCACCGTGTCCG GTTACTTCACTCGCCACACTGACAAATCTGAGTCTGGATCCATCAATGGAAATAACTTTGTCTCCCGTACCCGAGGTTTCTATTTCCCTGCTGTCACTGGAGGGCATATATTTCATCTCACCGCTGACGACAGGGCAGACCTTTATATTAATACTAATGGAGAGGATGAAGCTGGAAAA GCAAAGATAATCACATCTGGTGGCTACAGTGCTTCGGTAACATTACAAGCAAAGACTCCACATTTCTTTGAGATCCGCCACCTCCAAGGGGGTGGGGGTGCTAACTTTAAACTGAGGGTAAAGGTTGACACTACCAATTACACACCAGAAAACACAG CTCTTGCAGTCACTGAAGTTCAAAACATTGCCATCACATCCCAAGTTGATCAGGAGCATCAGTCAATCTCACTTGAGGACTGGGTTGAACAGACTTCTGTATCGTCGCAGTGGACCATTGAGACAACATGTAATATCAGTTCATGCATTGGACATTCGTTCACCATCACTGTGTTTAAGACTTCAACAG ATCCTATTTGGTTTGGAGCCTCAGAGATCGAAGTAAAGTCTGCGATTATGTCCTTGATTGCCATAAATGATGAAGCTGTCAATGTGACGCATGCAAATGGAACATATAATGTCACTTTTGAAACTACCAGAG GGCAATATGATTTCAGCGCCACCAGTAACAGTCCCGACTTATTGGTGACAACTACAGAGGTCCAGGCTGGCATACCAAAGTTAGACACCTTCACCCTGACTGTTGATGGATACATATCGGCACCAATTGCTTACGATGCTCCTGCTTTGGTTGTTACTAATGCCATCTATGGTTTGTTTGGGCCAAGATGTCCGAATGAACTTGGACCAGCATTGGCTAAGAATGCTTTCAAGCATTT tGATTATGAGACAAACAGTGGTGTTTATTCTGGTGGTATTTCAAGTGAGAATTCATTTTGTGGAACCCGTTCACTTAAAAATCCAAGGTTTCTTTTCAACCAATGGAGTCATTCTTACATGAAcgcaatttataaaaag GTTTGCTTTGCTTATATTGGAGACATCAACAGCCACCTATGGATAAGTTACCTGTTTGAAGATGTTGACAATGATAATGCCGTCGTGCAACAATATCTTGTTCCGTTCAATGGGCTGGGATTGGAAGACACAACAATATGGAAACACGTCTGCATTGATGTAGAACAGCTTCTTAAAGGGA GACACGCAAATGGTTACAACTTTATGGTTCAGCAACTTTACATCTCGCATGGTTCAGATCCCAGATACTGA
- the LOC108949428 gene encoding fibrocystin-L-like isoform X2 produces MTPKYGGENGATQIKIFGRGFAVQMTFPGEDPRKEAFLVNSVNQYICDIHEAESDETQTVCYTREMTQGTYYIRMKLNGVWLENSHYCNNDYTSWNCRFHVNNGHTPLVQSLNATTLEPQSLIKVRGRIFTNKISSAVAAATNGKTSNIARIWLTSGQCDHLKDTDVPYDLSLDGTHSDWGSITCKIRSKYVGNQNFSFIVSDGFGRSRPYGSTKHLSADNRIYMLQTYAVVTDVSPKQGSTAGGTMLTISGRNFDDQSGIRARVLVGGVACTVTSVTDNQIICKTATEPVTNKSVYAGGRGLKVEVFPAITDIDGTLNTTVSGYFTRHTDKSESGSINGNNFVSRTRGFYFPAVTGGHIFHLTADDRADLYINTNGEDEAGKAKIITSGGYSASVTLQAKTPHFFEIRHLQGGGGANFKLRVKVDTTNYTPENTALAVTEVQNIAITSQVDQEHQSISLEDWVEQTSVSSQWTIETTCNISSCIGHSFTITVFKTSTDPIWFGASEIEVKSAIMSLIAINDEAVNVTHANGTYNVTFETTRGQYDFSATSNSPDLLVTTTEVQAGIPKLDTFTLTVDGYISAPIAYDAPALVVTNAIYGLFGPRCPNELGPALAKNAFKHFDYETNSGVYSGGISSENSFCGTRSLKNPRFLFNQWSHSYMNAIYKKVCFAYIGDINSHLWISYLFEDVDNDNAVVQQYLVPFNGLGLEDTTIWKHVCIDVEQLLKGRHANGYNFMVQQLYISHGSDPRY; encoded by the exons ATGACGCCGAAGTACGGCGGAGAAAATGGAGCGACTcagatcaagatatttggccGAG GGTTTGCGGTTCAAATGACATTCCCAGGAGAAGATCCACGTAAAGAGGCGTTTCTTGTCAACTCAGTCAACCAGTATATTTGTGACATCCACGAAGCTGAAAGTGATGAAACACAAACTGTTTGCTACACAAG AGAGATGACACAGGGAACATACTACATTCGAATGAAATTAAATGGAGTGTGGTTGGAAAACAGTCATTACTGCAACAATGATTATACAAGCTGGAATTGTAGATTTCAT GTGAACAATGGACACACTCCATTGGTTCAATCATTGAATGCAACCACACTGGAACCTCAATCTCTGATTAAAGTTCGGGGCCGAATCTTCACAAACAAAATAAGCTCCGCTGTAGCTGCAGCAACAAACGGAAAAACTTCAAATATAGCCAGAATCTGGTTGACTTCAGGGCAATGTGATCACTTGAAAGACACCGACGTTCC GTATGACCTCTCCCTTGATGGAACACATTCAGACTGGGGATCCATCACTTGCAAGATCAGAAGCAAATATGTTGGCAACCAAAACTTTTCCTTCATCGTCAGTGATGGATTTGGACGATCGCGGCCGTATGGATCAACCAAACATCTAAGTGCAGATAACAGGATCTACATGCTACAGACCTATGCAG TTGTGACGGATGTGTCACCAAAACAAGGGAGCACTGCTGGTGGGACCATGCTTACTATATCTGGGAGAAACTTTGATGATCAATCTGGGATCAGAGCTCGA GTATTGGTTGGAGGGGTAGCTTGCACAGTGACAAGCGTCACTGACAACCAAATCATTTGTAAGACTGCCACCGAACCTGTGACAAACAAGAGTGTCTACGCCGGGGGTCGGGGGCTAAAGGTGGAGGTTTTCCCGGCCATTACTGATATTGATGGAACATTGAACACCACCGTGTCCG GTTACTTCACTCGCCACACTGACAAATCTGAGTCTGGATCCATCAATGGAAATAACTTTGTCTCCCGTACCCGAGGTTTCTATTTCCCTGCTGTCACTGGAGGGCATATATTTCATCTCACCGCTGACGACAGGGCAGACCTTTATATTAATACTAATGGAGAGGATGAAGCTGGAAAA GCAAAGATAATCACATCTGGTGGCTACAGTGCTTCGGTAACATTACAAGCAAAGACTCCACATTTCTTTGAGATCCGCCACCTCCAAGGGGGTGGGGGTGCTAACTTTAAACTGAGGGTAAAGGTTGACACTACCAATTACACACCAGAAAACACAG CTCTTGCAGTCACTGAAGTTCAAAACATTGCCATCACATCCCAAGTTGATCAGGAGCATCAGTCAATCTCACTTGAGGACTGGGTTGAACAGACTTCTGTATCGTCGCAGTGGACCATTGAGACAACATGTAATATCAGTTCATGCATTGGACATTCGTTCACCATCACTGTGTTTAAGACTTCAACAG ATCCTATTTGGTTTGGAGCCTCAGAGATCGAAGTAAAGTCTGCGATTATGTCCTTGATTGCCATAAATGATGAAGCTGTCAATGTGACGCATGCAAATGGAACATATAATGTCACTTTTGAAACTACCAGAG GGCAATATGATTTCAGCGCCACCAGTAACAGTCCCGACTTATTGGTGACAACTACAGAGGTCCAGGCTGGCATACCAAAGTTAGACACCTTCACCCTGACTGTTGATGGATACATATCGGCACCAATTGCTTACGATGCTCCTGCTTTGGTTGTTACTAATGCCATCTATGGTTTGTTTGGGCCAAGATGTCCGAATGAACTTGGACCAGCATTGGCTAAGAATGCTTTCAAGCATTT tGATTATGAGACAAACAGTGGTGTTTATTCTGGTGGTATTTCAAGTGAGAATTCATTTTGTGGAACCCGTTCACTTAAAAATCCAAGGTTTCTTTTCAACCAATGGAGTCATTCTTACATGAAcgcaatttataaaaag GTTTGCTTTGCTTATATTGGAGACATCAACAGCCACCTATGGATAAGTTACCTGTTTGAAGATGTTGACAATGATAATGCCGTCGTGCAACAATATCTTGTTCCGTTCAATGGGCTGGGATTGGAAGACACAACAATATGGAAACACGTCTGCATTGATGTAGAACAGCTTCTTAAAGGGA GACACGCAAATGGTTACAACTTTATGGTTCAGCAACTTTACATCTCGCATGGTTCAGATCCCAGATACTGA
- the LOC108949428 gene encoding fibrocystin-L-like isoform X3, with product MTFPGEDPRKEAFLVNSVNQYICDIHEAESDETQTVCYTREMTQGTYYIRMKLNGVWLENSHYCNNDYTSWNCRFHVNNGHTPLVQSLNATTLEPQSLIKVRGRIFTNKISSAVAAATNGKTSNIARIWLTSGQCDHLKDTDVPYDLSLDGTHSDWGSITCKIRSKYVGNQNFSFIVSDGFGRSRPYGSTKHLSADNRIYMLQTYAVVTDVSPKQGSTAGGTMLTISGRNFDDQSGIRARVLVGGVACTVTSVTDNQIICKTATEPVTNKSVYAGGRGLKVEVFPAITDIDGTLNTTVSGYFTRHTDKSESGSINGNNFVSRTRGFYFPAVTGGHIFHLTADDRADLYINTNGEDEAGKAKIITSGGYSASVTLQAKTPHFFEIRHLQGGGGANFKLRVKVDTTNYTPENTALAVTEVQNIAITSQVDQEHQSISLEDWVEQTSVSSQWTIETTCNISSCIGHSFTITVFKTSTDPIWFGASEIEVKSAIMSLIAINDEAVNVTHANGTYNVTFETTRGQYDFSATSNSPDLLVTTTEVQAGIPKLDTFTLTVDGYISAPIAYDAPALVVTNAIYGLFGPRCPNELGPALAKNAFKHFDYETNSGVYSGGISSENSFCGTRSLKNPRFLFNQWSHSYMNAIYKKVCFAYIGDINSHLWISYLFEDVDNDNAVVQQYLVPFNGLGLEDTTIWKHVCIDVEQLLKGRHANGYNFMVQQLYISHGSDPRY from the exons ATGACATTCCCAGGAGAAGATCCACGTAAAGAGGCGTTTCTTGTCAACTCAGTCAACCAGTATATTTGTGACATCCACGAAGCTGAAAGTGATGAAACACAAACTGTTTGCTACACAAG AGAGATGACACAGGGAACATACTACATTCGAATGAAATTAAATGGAGTGTGGTTGGAAAACAGTCATTACTGCAACAATGATTATACAAGCTGGAATTGTAGATTTCAT GTGAACAATGGACACACTCCATTGGTTCAATCATTGAATGCAACCACACTGGAACCTCAATCTCTGATTAAAGTTCGGGGCCGAATCTTCACAAACAAAATAAGCTCCGCTGTAGCTGCAGCAACAAACGGAAAAACTTCAAATATAGCCAGAATCTGGTTGACTTCAGGGCAATGTGATCACTTGAAAGACACCGACGTTCC GTATGACCTCTCCCTTGATGGAACACATTCAGACTGGGGATCCATCACTTGCAAGATCAGAAGCAAATATGTTGGCAACCAAAACTTTTCCTTCATCGTCAGTGATGGATTTGGACGATCGCGGCCGTATGGATCAACCAAACATCTAAGTGCAGATAACAGGATCTACATGCTACAGACCTATGCAG TTGTGACGGATGTGTCACCAAAACAAGGGAGCACTGCTGGTGGGACCATGCTTACTATATCTGGGAGAAACTTTGATGATCAATCTGGGATCAGAGCTCGA GTATTGGTTGGAGGGGTAGCTTGCACAGTGACAAGCGTCACTGACAACCAAATCATTTGTAAGACTGCCACCGAACCTGTGACAAACAAGAGTGTCTACGCCGGGGGTCGGGGGCTAAAGGTGGAGGTTTTCCCGGCCATTACTGATATTGATGGAACATTGAACACCACCGTGTCCG GTTACTTCACTCGCCACACTGACAAATCTGAGTCTGGATCCATCAATGGAAATAACTTTGTCTCCCGTACCCGAGGTTTCTATTTCCCTGCTGTCACTGGAGGGCATATATTTCATCTCACCGCTGACGACAGGGCAGACCTTTATATTAATACTAATGGAGAGGATGAAGCTGGAAAA GCAAAGATAATCACATCTGGTGGCTACAGTGCTTCGGTAACATTACAAGCAAAGACTCCACATTTCTTTGAGATCCGCCACCTCCAAGGGGGTGGGGGTGCTAACTTTAAACTGAGGGTAAAGGTTGACACTACCAATTACACACCAGAAAACACAG CTCTTGCAGTCACTGAAGTTCAAAACATTGCCATCACATCCCAAGTTGATCAGGAGCATCAGTCAATCTCACTTGAGGACTGGGTTGAACAGACTTCTGTATCGTCGCAGTGGACCATTGAGACAACATGTAATATCAGTTCATGCATTGGACATTCGTTCACCATCACTGTGTTTAAGACTTCAACAG ATCCTATTTGGTTTGGAGCCTCAGAGATCGAAGTAAAGTCTGCGATTATGTCCTTGATTGCCATAAATGATGAAGCTGTCAATGTGACGCATGCAAATGGAACATATAATGTCACTTTTGAAACTACCAGAG GGCAATATGATTTCAGCGCCACCAGTAACAGTCCCGACTTATTGGTGACAACTACAGAGGTCCAGGCTGGCATACCAAAGTTAGACACCTTCACCCTGACTGTTGATGGATACATATCGGCACCAATTGCTTACGATGCTCCTGCTTTGGTTGTTACTAATGCCATCTATGGTTTGTTTGGGCCAAGATGTCCGAATGAACTTGGACCAGCATTGGCTAAGAATGCTTTCAAGCATTT tGATTATGAGACAAACAGTGGTGTTTATTCTGGTGGTATTTCAAGTGAGAATTCATTTTGTGGAACCCGTTCACTTAAAAATCCAAGGTTTCTTTTCAACCAATGGAGTCATTCTTACATGAAcgcaatttataaaaag GTTTGCTTTGCTTATATTGGAGACATCAACAGCCACCTATGGATAAGTTACCTGTTTGAAGATGTTGACAATGATAATGCCGTCGTGCAACAATATCTTGTTCCGTTCAATGGGCTGGGATTGGAAGACACAACAATATGGAAACACGTCTGCATTGATGTAGAACAGCTTCTTAAAGGGA GACACGCAAATGGTTACAACTTTATGGTTCAGCAACTTTACATCTCGCATGGTTCAGATCCCAGATACTGA